A window from Schistocerca gregaria isolate iqSchGreg1 chromosome 8, iqSchGreg1.2, whole genome shotgun sequence encodes these proteins:
- the LOC126284193 gene encoding histone H2A-like: protein MSGRGKGGKVKGKSKSRSSRAGLQFPVGRIHRLLRKGNYAERVGAGAPVYLAAVMEYLAAEVLELAGNAARDNKKTRIIPRHLQLAIRNDEELSKLLSGVTIAQGGVLPNIQAVLLPKKTEKKA from the coding sequence atgtccggacgcggaaagggaggcaaagtcaagggcaagtcaaagtcccgctcaagcagggctgggctccagttcccggtcggcagaatccaccgcctcctgcgcaagggaaactacgccgagcgcgtcggcgccggggcgcccgtctacctcgccgccgtcatggagtacctcgcggctgaggtgctcgagctggccggaaacgcggcccgcgacaacaagaagacgcgcatcatcccgcgccacctgcagctcgccatacggaACGACGAGGAGCTcagcaagctcttgtcgggcgtcaccatcgcacagggaggtgtcctgcccaacatccaggccgtcctgctgccaaagaagaccgagaagaaggcctaa